The DNA sequence attgtcTTCGCCCTCcgggtctcacaattccattgccttcgctttattttgtctcacagctttcgctcctctcctttacagtctCACAGCTTTCGCTCGttcgcctcgtaaactcggtctcacaattcTGTCACCTCTCCCTTTTGGTCTCATTgccttcgctcctctccctatNCCCGGGCCTTCAAACTCGATTTCTGATCTATTTCTTCCTTAggatttattggatttaggACTCACGTCTTACCTTTTAAATATTGGATtgatttattggatttaggACTAGATTTAGGACTCACGACTTACCTTTTAAATATTGGATTTAGGACACGATAAATGGgtgttcgacatttgaattgttacaaTTAGCAATTGAACGATCATGATAGATGGgtgttcgacatttgaattGTTACCATTAGCAATTGAACCCTAACAAAATTGGCAGCACCACATTTTGAATTGTTATAGCAATTGAACCATAAGCTTACATGCTTGTTGAAGAATGAGCTGGCGACTCATAGGCCAGCTCGGTTAAGGGAACCCACCGGATTGAAATTGAACATGAAACTGTCAGGTTACGAGCAGTGGGAGGATACCAGAACTCTAACCGCGTGCTTGTTGAACAATGAGCCGACGACTCATAGGCCAGCTCGATTAAGGGAACTCATTGGAGCCGTAGCGAAAGCTAGTCTTCAAACGAAAGTTATTCTTCATGGAGCAATTGTCACCGACCCATGATCTATCAATGACCTAGATGAAGCTCGTGTAAAACTAAGTAACAGattgaatataataattaatttaaagttctcttttccaaaatcttatatatttttctaaatatcggattatatatatttttctaaatatcgGATTAGAGtagttaattatatatatataggtgtctgtagatttaaaattggctagattttgaaaattaaacctataaataataatgtttattttattttatttatttgtttttatctatttttatctaaattttaaattttaaattcagattttaaaataaattaaaaaaaataaggattttaaataaaatataaatttaaaaacaaaaaaaacaaatcaaattacaatactttgataataataatagttagTGTCAATTCCGTAATAATCTCCAAATCTGAGCCGATTTACATTTACCTGTTCAGCACGCCTATATAAATTGAAGGGTAGGGTTACCCAACGTTCACtatcatttctctctctatctctccccttctctctcttccactGTGAAactaaaaaactcaaaaagaaaaaaaaaaaaaaaaaaaaaaaaaaacNCGGCGAACAAAATCCCTCCAATTCTCATCGCCAGCACCGTCGATTTGCTATAGGGTTTGAGTTTGTCTCTTTTGGTAATATAACGATGTCGCTGAGGCCGAACGAGAGGGCCGAGGTTCGGCGGAACCGGTACAAGGTCGCCGTGGATGCCGATGAAGGTCGGAGAAGAAGGGAGGACAATATGGTTGAGATTCGGAAGAATCGCAGAGAGGAGAGCCTGCAGAAGAAGAGGCGTGAAGGTCTTCAAGCCCAGCAACTGCAAACTTCCGCTCACTCTTCGGTGATGGAAAAGAAGGTCAATCTCGAATGAGTGTGGTTTTTGattgttttgttcatttttggatttttgtttgCTGTGCTTTTGGAGGAGAGTTGTGGTTTTGCTCTTTGATGTTTGATTTTGGTGGCTGTTTAGGGTTTTTGAGCTTGACGATCATGTTTTATTGAGTTTGATTCTTTGGAAATTTGAATGTTATTATAACGTAGATTGTTTTGGTGAATTCGTTTTCTCGAATTTGTGCAAGATCAAGGCAGAGTTTTCATTTCGAATCTGGGGCAGTGGGATCATGTTGTGTTCATTATAGCTGTTGGTTGCCACTTACATCTAGGGGAAATTGCTTTATTGAACTTCGACACTGAGTTTCGGGCCTTCTAGTTCATTGAATTATCCCGAAAATAACAATTGGCTGACTTGCTCTTCGTTTTTAGTAGCATTTCATCCCGTCATAATTCTCCgatcttgaattttataacTAATTTAGCTCCAGTTGGTAAATGTATTGCTGATGTGAATTGTTCTTACCCGATAACAATCTTAGTGTTTGTATTTGTTATTCAATGGACAAATTCGGTAAAGCGTAGCATTTGCTCTCCTTTGAAGATTTCTTCTGTTTTCCCTTTTTGCGTCAGTGTACTGATTTAGCTGAATGAGTTTGAATTAtgtaattgttttaaattcagTTATTTCATTTGAACTTTGAGAGACTCTTTGTTCGTTAATGTGGAAATGCTTAACTGCAGTTGGAACATCTACCATCCATGGTTGCGGGTGTTTGGTCTGATGAGGGTAATATGCAACTTGAAGCGACCACTCAATTTAGGAAACTGCTTTCAATTGGTAAGTATTGTCTTAATATTGAATATTGTTGTGTTTGTATTTGGATTGTATGTGACCTTAAAACATTTCTTCTTCAGAGCGTAGTCCCCCGATTGAAGAAGTTATACAGTCGGGAGTTGTTCCTCGCTTTGTAGAATTTCTCATGAGAGAGGACTTTCCACAGCTTCAGGTGTGATATCAATTAGATTATAGATGATTACAGCATTTCTAAAATGTAATTAAGTGATAACACCCTTGTTGCATCAAAATTATATGCAGTTTGAAGCTGCTTGGGCTCTTACAAATATCGCTTCAGGAACATCAGAAAACACTAAGGTCGTCATTGATCATGGTGCTGTGCCAATTTTTGTGAAACTTCTTGGTTCTCCAAGTGATGATGTCCGGGAGCAGGTAAGCTTTTTGAGTTTCTTTACCCATCTTTACACAGGCATGCCTATGGGATATTTATCCCATTCatgcatttattattttcccaTCCTTTATTTTAGGTCAAAGTATGCCCTCATTTTCCATCAAAGTTAGTTGCattgaatttatttcatttcttgtaaAATGGAGAGGAAATAAGTTCAGACATCCTGTTCTAAAGATGTTGTTAGTTGATTTGCTAGTATAGTTGAATAAGGAAgcatttttatatgaaatgttCAATTGTTTTCTCCTTCCATGTGCAGGCTGTTTGGGCATTAGGAAACGTTGCTGGGGATTCTTCAAGATGTCGTGATCTGGTTCTTGGTCATGGAGCATTGCTTCCTTTACTAGCACAGTTGAATGAGCAAGCTAAGCTTTCTATGCTGAGAAATGCTACCTGGACGTTATCAAATTTCTGCAGGGGCAAGCCGCAACCCGCTTTTGATCTGGTGGGTAATTTCTAAGATTAGTAATTGGGTTTTGGATAAAGCTTGTTCCCTCTGCCCTCATTTTGACCTTTTACTTATTTATGTACGTATGAAGGTTTTTGAGACTCGGTGGATATCCACTCGACTGTTTCCTAGAAAGTAGGAATATGTGtgtctatatatatgtattttttttttcttgactaTCTAGTGGGTTTATATTCCTAATGGTCACTTGCCATTTTTCTGACAGGTTAAGCCAGCACTTCCAGCTCTTGCACGTCTTATACATTCAAATGATGAAGAAGTTTTGACTGATGCTTGTTGGGCACTCTCATACCTCTCTGATGGTACGAACGACAAAATTCAAGCTGTTATCGAAGCAGGTGTATGCCCTCGGCTCGTTGAGCTCTTAATGTGAGTGTATGATCATTCAGGGGTATTatacttttcttattttgtacATCTAAAATAGTTGCTTTGTTATCTTCCAGGCATCCAGCTCCTTCAGTCCTCATTCCTGCCCTTCGAACTGTTGGAAACATTGTTACGGGCGACGACTTGCAAACTCAGGTATGTacactattttttttgtcacaTTAACTGGCTGATGCTTACGGACATCTGACCTCACTCAGCATGTTGCTAGCTAATtacaatttccttttctttgtttctgtgATTACTTTTTGCACGTATATTCTCCCCTTTGGAGAAATCAAATGTGGTCACTTGTATGTTTCCTCTTTCTACTTGGTTTTGGATATAATTTGGATATAACTCTACACCTTTTTTGTGGAATCTTTTCGGAAGTTGCTCTTGTTCTAGGTTTCCCGAAACTTGAACATaagttatattttcttttcctgtgTTGCTGAAAACATAACTTCATTGGAATTCCTAAATAATGTTCTTGATGCGATGAAATCATATATTATTCGTAGTTCATCTTGTTTGAACTTGGAGAAGTGTAGATTATAAAACATTCTggtttttattaattgtatTTTGAGAGATTCCTCCAGTTGGAGTTGGATATCATCAGTTGATACCCCATACATTTTGGTCGGACCCTTTGGACGAACGTGGATTGCTTCCCACTGCCTTCACCCTCTCGTAGCCTCGGATTCCATATTTTACACCTTAATTTTCTCCCATACGATTGTTGCAAGATTACTCTTCATTCCCTCCCTCCCTATTGTTTTCTACTTCTAGCAAATTTCTCCTAGATTCTAGATCCATTTCTGGGATTGAATTGCTCTATACTAATTTGATAGCAACCAGAGAATTGAAATATAAGACATAGTAAGAACTTTTATATTCCAACTAATTAGGGGAACTTGGACAACTCCCCCCAGGAAAATCTAGCCTGGACTAATGGAAATAGCTACTTATTAACATACTCCTTAGCTAATGACTAATATGTCTTAAGCATCTTGAGAATATTTCTAACACTAACAATATTCTTGACATTATCCTTGGAAGAAGGGGTATTTCAGTCGGTGTTGGTTGAATAACAATAGCTGTCATTGCTCATTTTGACATAGATAATAGTTCATATGATGATAGTTAAGGAGCCATTCCGCATCACCTACATAATGATTTGACTCAGTCCTGTCTTTCCATTGGGCTCTTATGCTCTATTTCACTTTCAATTGGTTCGATTGGTCGTATATACTGTGGAGAGTAATTGAAGTTGAAGGTGAAATTATCAATTGAAATAGTTGAATTACGTTATAGAGGTAAAGCTAGGGTTCCTTCTCTCTTCTCAGCAATAAATACATGCCATTTGACACACATTCCCTACATTGCACAATGATTTGTATGCCTTAACTAACAGCTGCTTTTTGCAGACCGTGTACCCCACCCCCAATAATTATAACATCTGTCAGTAAATATTCAATCTCTTTGAATCTCATTGATGAAGATTTTTTTCCTCCGTAGGTTATAATCCATCATAATGCCTTACCTTGCCTGCTAAATTTACTGACTAATAATCATAAGAAGAGCATCAAGAAAGAGGCTTGCTGGACTGTATCAAATATAACGGCCGGGAACAAGGCACAGATTGAGGTAAGAACGCATATTCTACACATGCTCGTTAGTATATCTTCAATAAGGCAATGGATTGATTCAGCTATatcatctttctttctatcCCTTCAGGCCGTAATAAATGCCAATATAATTGCTCCCCTTGTTCATCTGCTTCAAAATGCCGAATTTGATATTAAGAAAGAGGCTGCATGGGCAATCTCAAATGCCACATCTGGAGGTTCTCATGAACAGATCAAGTATGCCATTTTTTGCACTCTAGTTTCCATAAATGCAGATTCGAGGTGCCAATTTCATGGATTGTTTTTCTTGGTGACAGGTACCTAGTTAGTCAAGGGTGTATTAAACCCCTGTGTGATCTTCTAATTTGCCCTGATCCTAGGATCGTCACGGTTTGTTTAGAAGGACTTGAAAATATCTTGAAGGTAGGAGAAGCTGAAAAGAACACGGGCGATACAGGAGGCGTAAATGTCTATGCACAATTGATTGATGATGCTGAGGGGCTAGAGAAAATTGAGAATCTACAGAGTCATGACAACACTGAAATTTATGAGAAGGCAGTAAAGATCCTTGAGACCTACTggttggaagaagaagatgagactATGCCACCAGGTACTGCTTCAGAAGCTGGATTCAGCTTCGGTGGCGATCGGCCTGTTGTACCATCTGGGGGATTCAACTTCGGCTAAGAAGGTACATTCTTTCAGTATTGTTGTTGGCGATATGCGTACTAGCTAGATTGTAAAGTCGATCGGTTTCATTTCTTGCTTTCGTATTGTTGTTGAAAGTTGGACTTGCAGCAATTTGTGAGGCGAAATCACCATGCTCTTAATAATTGCAGGTTTCCCTGGGGGTTATTTTGATGGCATCTCCAGTCACATCGGGTCGAGTCAGGTCAGGTCAGGTCAGGCGTCTTATGTTGTTGTTTGGCTATGCTTATCCTAGTCTCAGTTGTTAATTAGAGTGTAGCTGGACTGGCTCAGATGTCTTTTTTTTACATGAGACGGtggaatatatattattggcAATATAGTTTCCACAGGTCTGAGAAATCGAATCGATTTCGTTTGGCAAACTGTGatttgttattgttttttttcataGTAGTTGTCAACTTCCTGTCATAAACATGGAGTCTAagcattgtttttctttacattACCACTCTcttatcatttttttgttcatagtTTTCCACAGTGAGTAATTTCTAGATTTATACCAA is a window from the Cucurbita pepo subsp. pepo cultivar mu-cu-16 chromosome LG07, ASM280686v2, whole genome shotgun sequence genome containing:
- the LOC111798579 gene encoding importin subunit alpha-like, yielding MSLRPNERAEVRRNRYKVAVDADEGRRRREDNMVEIRKNRREESLQKKRREGLQAQQLQTSAHSSVMEKKLEHLPSMVAGVWSDEGNMQLEATTQFRKLLSIERSPPIEEVIQSGVVPRFVEFLMREDFPQLQFEAAWALTNIASGTSENTKVVIDHGAVPIFVKLLGSPSDDVREQAVWALGNVAGDSSRCRDLVLGHGALLPLLAQLNEQAKLSMLRNATWTLSNFCRGKPQPAFDLVKPALPALARLIHSNDEEVLTDACWALSYLSDGTNDKIQAVIEAGVCPRLVELLMHPAPSVLIPALRTVGNIVTGDDLQTQVIIHHNALPCLLNLLTNNHKKSIKKEACWTVSNITAGNKAQIEAVINANIIAPLVHLLQNAEFDIKKEAAWAISNATSGGSHEQIKYLVSQGCIKPLCDLLICPDPRIVTVCLEGLENILKVGEAEKNTGDTGGVNVYAQLIDDAEGLEKIENLQSHDNTEIYEKAVKILETYWLEEEDETMPPGTASEAGFSFGGDRPVVPSGGFNFG